The window TGGCGTGCGGATCGAAGTGCACCGGCTGCACGTGCGACCGCAGCCGGAACGTGCCGCCCCGCTTCGGCGTCTGGGCCGCCGCGGGGCGTGTCAGGTCCAGGAGGTGGCCGCCGGCACCGACCGCGGCGGCGGCGGCGCCCAGCTTAAACAGCTCTCTACGGGCGATGATCATGCGATGCGCCCTCGCTTCGCTCGGGGGCTACTTGATCTACGGTCGTCGCACGCGACGACTTCTGTAAGGTCGCTTCGCGTTTTTGTAGGGTGGCTTGGCATTCTTATTATCGGTCGAGCCAGGCGGCGGTGAGCCGGCCGCCCTGATCGTAGCCGAGATTGGGCCCGAAGTTCTTGAGGGCGCCGTCCCAGACGAAGAGGTACACGGCCGAGGGCATCTGCACGTAGTACTGCTGCTTGGCGAGGTACTTCTGGATGTCGTAGATCACCTCGCGGCGCTTGGCGACGTCCACCGTGCGGCGCTGCCGCACCAGCATGTCCGCGACCACGGGATCGTTGATGATGCCGTGATTCTTGGTCTCGCCCGGATAGTACTGCCCGTAAAGGAAGTTGTCGGGGTCGAGGAACGGCGTCTGCGGCCCGAAGGCCATGGAGTCGTACTTCCCGAAGAAGGTGGTGGAAATGTACGCGCCGTATTCCTTCTGGTTGAGCTTGGCATCGATCCCCACGGCCTTGAGGTCCTTCAGGATGAGCTGCATCTGGTCAACGAGCACCGTCGAGCCGTAGGTGGTGAAGTCGAGCGTGGCCGCGAAGCCGTTGGGGTGTCCTGCCTCGGCGAGGAGCTTCCTGGCCGCGGCGGGATTGTGCTTGTACCACTGGCCGCCCTCCCCGAGCTGATCGAAGGGGATCGCCCAGTCCTTGAGCGCGGCAGGCACCGGCGGGTTGTAGGAGCCCACTCCCTCGAATGTCGAGTCGATGTAGGCTTGGCGATTGATCGCCATGGACATCGCGCGGCGCACCCGGATGTCATTGAAGGGCGCCTTGTCGGTACGCATGTAGATGTCGTTC is drawn from Candidatus Methylomirabilota bacterium and contains these coding sequences:
- a CDS encoding ABC transporter substrate-binding protein, with amino-acid sequence GLPYIDRVEAVVDEDNASRMAAFLGGKYDLGWQNPGTIDRVDWVQIKDVLKQRRPGLKVLESASNVMNDIYMRTDKAPFNDIRVRRAMSMAINRQAYIDSTFEGVGSYNPPVPAALKDWAIPFDQLGEGGQWYKHNPAAARKLLAEAGHPNGFAATLDFTTYGSTVLVDQMQLILKDLKAVGIDAKLNQKEYGAYISTTFFGKYDSMAFGPQTPFLDPDNFLYGQYYPGETKNHGIINDPVVADMLVRQRRTVDVAKRREVIYDIQKYLAKQQYYVQMPSAVYLFVWDGALKNFGPNLGYDQGGRLTAAWLDR